A DNA window from Paenibacillus sp. HWE-109 contains the following coding sequences:
- a CDS encoding ornithine carbamoyltransferase (catalyzes the formation of L-citrulline from carbamoyl phosphate and L-ornithine in arginine biosynthesis and degradation), producing the protein MLLPHLLTLQELNKETLLSIIQKGIEIKRNPRAFHHAFERKGMLMLFQKTSTRTNLSFQAGIQQMGGYAVTMDWNASNFSLSPIQYEVRYASRNCDVIMARLKRHKDLLELAAYSQVAVINGCCEKYHPCQALADLMTIYEVSGTFEGVTLTYVGIHNNVANSLIAGCMTLGIQLLLVTPIVNEASWDEELMQKAYKSGVVEKVEQMADAVKRSDFIYTDTWVDMEFFHDDNYQEEKNRRLATMLPFQINQQNLRGYSPYIMHDMPVHPGFEIEEGLIESEKSIIYQQAENRMHVQKSLVLHCCPTDSLDMVK; encoded by the coding sequence GTGTTGCTTCCTCATCTGCTAACTTTACAAGAACTGAATAAAGAGACCCTGCTTTCTATTATTCAAAAGGGGATCGAAATCAAGCGGAACCCACGCGCTTTCCACCACGCTTTTGAAAGAAAGGGCATGCTCATGCTGTTCCAGAAAACGTCGACGCGAACGAATTTATCTTTTCAGGCGGGCATTCAACAGATGGGTGGATACGCGGTCACGATGGATTGGAATGCCAGTAATTTCAGCCTCTCGCCGATTCAGTATGAGGTTCGTTATGCCTCAAGGAACTGTGATGTGATCATGGCGAGATTGAAGCGGCATAAGGATTTACTGGAACTGGCCGCCTATTCCCAAGTGGCTGTCATTAACGGCTGCTGCGAGAAGTACCATCCCTGTCAGGCATTAGCTGATTTAATGACTATTTATGAGGTTAGTGGAACATTTGAGGGTGTCACCTTGACCTATGTAGGGATCCACAATAATGTAGCCAATTCTTTGATCGCAGGTTGCATGACCCTGGGCATTCAGCTTTTGCTGGTGACTCCTATTGTGAATGAAGCATCCTGGGATGAAGAACTTATGCAAAAAGCATACAAGAGCGGGGTTGTGGAGAAGGTGGAACAGATGGCCGACGCGGTCAAGCGATCCGATTTTATTTACACGGATACTTGGGTGGACATGGAGTTTTTCCATGATGACAACTATCAAGAGGAGAAGAACAGAAGGTTGGCAACCATGCTGCCATTTCAAATAAATCAGCAAAATCTGAGGGGGTATTCTCCCTATATCATGCATGATATGCCTGTTCATCCTGGATTTGAAATTGAAGAGGGGCTAATAGAATCCGAGAAGTCAATTATTTATCAACAAGCGGAGAATCGTATGCATGTCCAAAAGAGCCTCGTCTTACATTGCTGCCCAACTGATTCCCTAGATATGGTAAAATAA
- a CDS encoding cadherin-like beta sandwich domain-containing protein, giving the protein MVHWRDVSSIFRGNRFYARAALLGLLLLVAAGIGAVSVASAATFTVNTTADTVDSNTGDGVCADSNSQCSLRAAIMQANALPGADVITIPTGTYTTASAQLEIRGDVTLQGSNSASTIIQAGLNAAASTHRVLEINPDLDNTGYNVTIQGLTIRYGNSTPLSNYGGGGIGGDVGSKTLTITDSIIANNTTAEDGFGGGMYISGTSAGKVKLTNVTITDNTAGAANSANYSSRGGGMYLEGDMALEMSNLTVQNNMSYGLGGGVAIVSASNALRNVTIDSSTFSSNKAFSKNGGTEGRAGGLYLGSPAVITNTAFTGNTAGSDGGGLVLDFFAGTVSLTDVEGTGNSAVRGGGMFINANKAPVLTRTNFTGNNSGGNIAVNSEGTDMIVKMAPNGTFSQGKTGAHYTVTVTNNGNVKTNGTVTAVVALPTGLTASVLAGSGWTCTLATLTCFRSDVLNGKNNYPVIDVTVDVAANTPRSVTSSVSVSGGDELDVYNNTDTHNTIVLSKDATLTGLTLSNAALKETFAPETIAYTVDVLYAVNSLKVTPIVNEPHATVKVNNTLVTSGQASGSIPLSVGSSNVITVTVTAENSDTKSYTITVNRAPQSSDATLKDLTVDGTTVTDFVPGTVSYTVKVPNEKTAVTVLGTKTDAMAGTPVVVGGSNLAVGNNTVTITVTAENGITKVYTVTVVRAPSSNANLIGLNVDGAPLADFASGTLAYTFNVLYAKSAIAITGIKEDATANAVVAGGSILAVGNNTVTVTVTAEDGTTKKIYTVTVVRADKSTNANLTDLKVDGVSVGGFSSSRLNYTVDVPNTKTSVVVMGTKEDSTAGNPVVVGGSNLLVGDNTVTVTVTAEDGTTKKVYTVTIVRAANSDASLSALEVDGTSVANFDPNTLTYTVNVPNATQSVVVTGTKKETTASDPVVVGGSNLLVGNNTVTVTVTAEDGTTKKIYTVIVVRAASSDASLSDLKVDGTSVANFDPLDLAYTLNVPNSQTSVVVVTTTTDPTALTPVVVGGSNLLVGNNTVTITVTAEDGTTKKVYTLTIVRAASNDAALIGLSVDGTPLTGFASDTFTYTYNVLYAKTSINITGTKAYANASVAVAGGSNLIVGNNTVTVTVTAEDGVTKQDYTVTVVRADKSTNANLKDLSVDGVSLTDFAPAKVTYKVNVPNTTTSVVVVGTKEDLAAVNPVVVGGSNLLVGDNTVTVTVTAEDGTTKKEYTVTVVRAASNDASLIDLKVDGTSVANFDPNTLAYTVNVPNATKLVVVTGTKKETTASDPVVVGGSNLLVGNNTVTVTVTAEDGTTKKIYTVTVVRAASSDASLSDLKVDGTSVANFDPLNLAYTVNVPNTQTSVVVVTTTTDPTALTPIVVGGSNLLVGNNTVTVTVKAEDGTTKKVYTLTVVRAASNDASLSGLSVDGTPIVGFASGQFNYTVNVSNATSSVSVTGKQTDPTATVNVEGGSNLKVGSNTVTITVTAQNLDIQKYTVTVIRSNKSANAKLSDIQIDGVSLTGFLPRKTTYTFNVPNATTSVVVTGMLEDPLAAVAIAGGTDLAVGYNNVTLTVTAEDGTTVISYTVNIVRAGDSNMSLSSLLLNGESVPGFSQGKFSYAVTVTHEVYSVTVSGSVYAPTSQILINNVVGASKVITLQDGLNAVVVKVIAQNLSEQVYSIAITRNTSAELNGFSLSGVTLTPVFAPKTLGYSGTVPNTVQSTTVSASVYDPLASIAVYHNNVLINSVNAPIQLIEGRNTISIVVTPQIGDLQTYTAVITREGQPSSSGSGGGGPSDPTQVLFRIGDNGTELPIHLERKHAADGRVIDTVAITPEIVQLAGSSGSKGNVLKLKIPQIPEGSDEFNIGFTQEALQALNKGGTAISIEMEAVQMTIPLHTVAKALESKEELLIRFIPISSDAAKQQIQKRVMTAVLVTKAAGSGQVAIVGLPLTIESNITNNEVTLNFSFKGIQIPTDPKKRNEFLASLGIYIEHSDGEKELVKGKINYDTQGNPVSMEIIITKFSTFSMIEIQKKPIDTISYTSWIEGYPDGTFKPNQSITRAEVSSIFVKAIAKPQSLVALQNFKDVADQHWAADAIHQAQKAEWLSGYPDGSFKPDAPITRGELAAIIVKINKLAVNNDVQAFVDTKNHWAAGYIQAAKASGLMSGYEDGSFRPDQPLTRAEAVKVINNLLKRPTPKLGKDVWKDVSQKDWFWSDVQSASESFSQTQYVDGTSSSIVLP; this is encoded by the coding sequence GTGGTTCATTGGCGGGATGTGAGCAGTATATTTAGGGGGAATCGGTTTTATGCAAGAGCAGCCTTGCTGGGATTACTGCTGCTTGTAGCGGCAGGTATCGGAGCAGTGAGTGTTGCGAGTGCTGCGACTTTTACGGTAAACACTACTGCAGATACAGTAGATTCCAATACGGGTGATGGGGTGTGCGCAGATAGCAATAGTCAATGTTCACTTCGCGCGGCCATCATGCAAGCGAATGCACTTCCAGGCGCAGATGTGATTACTATTCCAACTGGCACCTATACGACGGCTTCCGCGCAGTTGGAAATAAGAGGTGATGTCACTCTGCAAGGAAGCAACTCAGCGTCAACCATTATACAAGCTGGTTTGAACGCAGCTGCCTCCACACACAGGGTGTTGGAAATTAATCCGGATCTAGATAACACGGGATATAATGTTACGATACAGGGATTAACGATTCGTTATGGCAACTCTACACCTCTTAGCAACTATGGAGGCGGGGGAATTGGTGGCGATGTCGGCAGCAAGACCCTTACCATTACTGATTCTATTATCGCTAATAATACGACTGCCGAAGATGGATTCGGAGGCGGTATGTACATATCAGGCACTTCAGCGGGCAAGGTTAAGCTGACGAATGTTACGATCACCGATAATACAGCTGGAGCAGCCAACTCAGCGAACTATAGTTCACGAGGTGGGGGCATGTATCTAGAGGGGGATATGGCCCTTGAAATGTCGAATCTCACGGTCCAAAATAATATGTCTTATGGGCTTGGTGGTGGCGTAGCAATCGTGTCAGCAAGCAATGCTTTGCGAAATGTCACGATTGATTCCAGCACATTCAGCAGCAATAAGGCGTTTAGCAAAAATGGCGGAACAGAAGGTCGTGCAGGCGGACTTTACTTGGGCAGTCCAGCTGTTATTACAAACACAGCGTTCACGGGGAATACCGCGGGGAGCGACGGTGGAGGATTGGTTCTTGATTTCTTTGCGGGAACCGTATCACTTACGGATGTAGAAGGGACCGGTAACTCAGCTGTCCGAGGGGGCGGCATGTTCATCAACGCGAATAAAGCCCCTGTGTTAACCCGCACAAACTTTACGGGCAATAACAGTGGTGGAAATATAGCTGTAAACTCGGAAGGGACGGATATGATCGTTAAGATGGCTCCGAACGGAACCTTCTCACAAGGGAAGACAGGGGCGCATTATACAGTAACGGTCACGAATAACGGTAACGTGAAAACGAATGGAACAGTAACGGCAGTCGTTGCTTTACCGACAGGATTAACCGCTTCAGTTTTGGCAGGAAGCGGATGGACATGCACACTTGCGACGTTAACCTGTTTTCGTTCAGACGTATTAAATGGGAAGAATAATTATCCAGTCATCGACGTGACTGTAGATGTTGCTGCAAACACGCCTCGTTCGGTAACGAGCTCGGTTAGTGTTTCTGGTGGGGATGAGCTTGATGTCTACAATAACACTGACACGCACAATACGATAGTGCTTAGTAAGGATGCGACGCTGACAGGACTCACCCTTTCTAATGCTGCATTAAAAGAAACCTTTGCACCTGAAACGATTGCGTACACCGTCGACGTTCTGTATGCAGTAAATTCATTGAAAGTAACACCGATTGTGAATGAGCCTCATGCAACGGTGAAAGTAAATAATACCCTGGTAACGAGTGGTCAAGCCAGTGGCTCGATCCCTTTAAGCGTAGGGAGTTCAAATGTTATTACCGTTACTGTAACAGCGGAAAACAGCGATACAAAGTCATATACGATCACAGTGAATCGCGCTCCGCAATCAAGCGATGCTACGTTGAAAGATTTAACGGTGGACGGAACAACGGTTACAGACTTTGTACCTGGCACTGTGTCTTATACAGTGAAAGTACCTAATGAAAAAACAGCCGTTACTGTTTTGGGAACCAAGACGGATGCAATGGCAGGTACACCTGTTGTGGTCGGCGGCAGCAATCTTGCCGTAGGTAATAATACGGTCACGATAACTGTGACGGCGGAAAATGGCATAACCAAAGTGTATACGGTAACCGTAGTTCGTGCACCAAGCAGTAATGCGAACTTGATTGGTTTGAATGTAGATGGAGCGCCTTTAGCAGATTTCGCATCGGGAACTCTCGCATACACGTTCAATGTGCTTTATGCCAAATCTGCGATTGCTATCACAGGAATCAAAGAGGATGCTACAGCTAATGCAGTAGTGGCAGGAGGCAGTATTTTAGCTGTTGGCAATAATACGGTGACAGTTACAGTGACAGCTGAGGATGGCACAACGAAGAAGATTTATACTGTAACAGTGGTACGAGCTGACAAGTCCACGAATGCTAATTTAACTGATTTGAAAGTTGATGGCGTAAGTGTAGGAGGATTCTCTTCGAGTAGACTAAACTATACGGTAGATGTTCCTAATACCAAAACTTCTGTTGTGGTTATGGGAACGAAGGAAGATTCAACGGCAGGCAACCCTGTCGTGGTTGGGGGAAGTAACCTACTCGTAGGTGACAATACCGTCACGGTAACGGTGACAGCGGAGGATGGCACTACCAAGAAAGTCTACACCGTGACCATCGTACGAGCAGCCAATAGTGATGCAAGTCTAAGTGCTCTGGAAGTAGATGGAACGTCTGTAGCCAACTTTGACCCCAATACGTTGACGTATACAGTCAATGTTCCGAATGCGACGCAATCGGTTGTGGTAACGGGGACAAAGAAGGAGACGACAGCAAGCGATCCTGTTGTGGTTGGCGGAAGTAACCTACTTGTAGGTAACAACACCGTGACGGTGACCGTGACGGCCGAGGATGGCACAACGAAGAAAATCTATACCGTGATTGTCGTGAGAGCAGCTAGCAGTGATGCAAGCTTGAGTGATCTGAAAGTAGATGGAACGTCTGTAGCCAACTTTGATCCTCTAGATTTGGCGTATACACTCAATGTTCCGAATTCGCAGACTTCCGTAGTAGTAGTCACTACTACTACAGATCCAACAGCACTGACACCTGTTGTAGTAGGAGGCAGCAACCTGCTCGTAGGTAACAATACCGTCACTATAACCGTGACAGCGGAGGATGGTACAACTAAAAAGGTTTATACCCTGACCATCGTGCGCGCAGCAAGCAATGATGCCGCTTTGATTGGTTTGAGTGTAGATGGAACACCACTAACAGGCTTTGCATCGGATACTTTTACGTACACATACAATGTGCTCTATGCGAAGACTTCAATTAACATAACAGGGACAAAAGCTTATGCTAATGCGAGTGTAGCAGTGGCAGGCGGAAGTAATTTGATCGTAGGTAATAATACGGTTACGGTAACAGTGACGGCTGAGGACGGCGTAACGAAACAGGATTACACAGTTACAGTGGTGCGAGCGGACAAGTCCACGAATGCTAATTTAAAAGATTTAAGCGTGGATGGCGTTAGTCTAACTGATTTTGCTCCAGCTAAAGTCACGTACAAGGTAAATGTTCCTAATACAACAACTTCGGTTGTGGTGGTGGGAACGAAGGAAGATTTGGCAGCAGTTAATCCTGTTGTGGTTGGCGGAAGTAACCTACTCGTAGGTGACAATACCGTCACGGTAACGGTTACGGCTGAGGACGGCACAACGAAGAAGGAATATACCGTGACTGTCGTGCGAGCAGCCAGCAATGATGCGAGTCTGATTGATTTAAAAGTAGATGGAACGTCTGTAGCCAACTTTGACCCTAATACATTGGCGTATACAGTCAATGTTCCAAATGCAACGAAGTTGGTTGTGGTAACGGGGACAAAGAAGGAGACGACAGCAAGCGATCCTGTTGTGGTTGGCGGAAGTAACCTACTTGTAGGTAACAACACCGTTACGGTGACCGTGACGGCCGAGGATGGCACAACGAAGAAAATCTATACCGTGACTGTCGTGAGAGCAGCTAGCAGTGATGCAAGCTTGAGTGATCTGAAAGTAGATGGAACGTCTGTAGCCAACTTTGATCCTCTAAATCTGGCGTATACAGTCAATGTTCCGAATACGCAGACATCCGTTGTCGTAGTCACTACTACAACAGATCCAACAGCACTGACACCTATTGTAGTAGGAGGTAGCAACCTGCTCGTAGGTAACAATACAGTCACTGTAACCGTGAAAGCTGAGGATGGCACAACTAAAAAGGTTTATACTCTGACCGTAGTGCGTGCAGCAAGCAATGATGCAAGTTTGAGTGGTCTGAGTGTGGATGGTACACCAATTGTAGGCTTTGCTTCAGGACAGTTTAATTATACCGTCAATGTTTCCAATGCAACTTCATCGGTTTCAGTAACAGGTAAGCAAACAGATCCAACAGCAACAGTAAATGTAGAAGGCGGCAGTAACTTGAAAGTGGGTAGTAATACCGTAACAATAACCGTGACAGCTCAAAATTTAGATATACAGAAATATACGGTGACGGTAATTCGTTCTAACAAATCTGCTAACGCCAAATTAAGTGATATTCAAATTGATGGTGTAAGTCTTACCGGCTTTCTACCTAGGAAAACAACGTACACTTTTAATGTCCCGAACGCAACAACCTCGGTTGTTGTAACAGGAATGCTAGAAGATCCATTGGCCGCAGTTGCTATAGCAGGTGGAACAGATCTGGCTGTAGGCTACAACAACGTCACACTAACCGTGACAGCGGAAGATGGGACGACGGTTATAAGTTACACCGTAAATATAGTTCGCGCTGGAGACAGTAATATGAGCCTGAGCAGTTTGCTTTTGAACGGGGAGAGTGTCCCAGGCTTCTCTCAAGGCAAATTCTCATATGCTGTCACTGTAACCCATGAAGTATACAGTGTGACTGTTTCAGGCAGCGTGTACGCGCCAACATCGCAGATCCTAATTAACAATGTAGTTGGGGCAAGTAAAGTGATTACACTACAAGATGGCCTTAATGCGGTAGTCGTTAAAGTCATTGCACAAAATTTGAGCGAGCAGGTATACAGCATCGCAATCACACGCAACACTAGTGCAGAGTTGAATGGATTTAGTTTGAGCGGGGTTACGTTAACGCCAGTGTTTGCTCCTAAAACATTGGGGTACAGCGGAACTGTTCCTAATACCGTTCAATCAACAACTGTGTCAGCTTCTGTGTATGACCCATTGGCTTCTATAGCTGTATATCATAACAATGTTCTAATTAATAGCGTTAATGCGCCGATTCAATTAATCGAGGGCCGCAACACGATATCAATCGTTGTTACGCCTCAGATTGGCGATCTACAAACCTATACAGCTGTTATAACTCGTGAGGGGCAGCCAAGTAGTTCAGGATCAGGAGGTGGTGGACCATCAGATCCGACTCAAGTCCTCTTCCGTATCGGAGATAATGGCACTGAGCTTCCAATCCACTTGGAGCGTAAGCATGCAGCCGATGGTCGAGTAATCGATACAGTTGCCATAACACCGGAGATTGTTCAATTAGCAGGATCATCAGGCAGTAAAGGCAACGTGCTCAAGCTGAAGATCCCGCAAATTCCGGAAGGCAGTGACGAGTTTAACATTGGTTTTACACAGGAGGCATTACAGGCTTTAAATAAAGGTGGCACCGCTATAAGTATCGAAATGGAAGCCGTTCAAATGACGATTCCGCTTCATACAGTTGCTAAAGCCTTAGAATCCAAAGAAGAATTGCTGATTCGCTTTATTCCGATTTCATCAGACGCAGCCAAACAGCAAATCCAGAAGCGGGTCATGACGGCGGTCCTCGTAACCAAGGCTGCCGGTAGTGGGCAAGTAGCAATTGTTGGTTTGCCGTTAACGATTGAATCGAATATCACGAATAATGAAGTAACGTTGAACTTCTCTTTCAAAGGGATTCAAATTCCGACAGATCCAAAGAAAAGAAATGAATTCCTAGCCTCACTCGGCATTTATATTGAACATAGTGATGGCGAGAAGGAATTGGTAAAAGGCAAGATTAACTATGATACGCAAGGAAATCCGGTAAGTATGGAAATTATCATTACTAAGTTCAGTACCTTTAGTATGATCGAGATTCAGAAAAAGCCGATTGATACGATTTCCTATACAAGCTGGATTGAGGGGTACCCGGATGGGACATTTAAACCTAATCAATCTATCACCCGTGCTGAAGTATCAAGTATTTTTGTAAAAGCGATCGCTAAGCCTCAATCCTTGGTTGCGTTACAGAACTTTAAGGATGTTGCTGACCAGCATTGGGCAGCAGATGCTATTCATCAAGCTCAGAAAGCCGAGTGGTTAAGCGGCTATCCGGACGGTTCATTTAAACCGGATGCTCCAATAACTAGAGGTGAGCTTGCTGCAATTATCGTAAAAATTAACAAACTAGCAGTAAATAACGATGTTCAGGCTTTTGTAGATACCAAAAATCACTGGGCAGCCGGCTACATCCAAGCGGCCAAGGCATCTGGACTTATGTCCGGTTATGAGGATGGAAGCTTCCGACCGGATCAACCTTTAACACGTGCTGAAGCCGTGAAAGTCATCAATAACCTTTTGAAGCGTCCGACCCCTAAACTAGGCAAAGATGTTTGGAAAGATGTCTCCCAAAAGGATTGGTTCTGGTCAGATGTACAATCCGCTTCTGAATCATTTAGCCAAACGCAATATGTAGATGGTACGAGCAGTTCAATTGTCCTCCCGTAA
- a CDS encoding DUF5658 family protein, with protein sequence MLMPILRQLLVSKTLVWLLVLCLCDAVFTDIGLHLAFIEELNPLIRTIYDWHVVGYYVVKLILPVSLMFLYPHIRKKGWVQPCLSLTVLIYGAVNVYHFIWLTYGLHYLATN encoded by the coding sequence ATGCTCATGCCTATCCTTCGCCAGCTTCTCGTCAGTAAAACGTTGGTCTGGCTGCTAGTCCTCTGTCTATGTGACGCTGTCTTCACGGACATCGGTCTCCACCTCGCCTTTATCGAAGAGTTGAATCCACTGATCCGAACCATTTACGATTGGCATGTCGTCGGTTACTATGTTGTTAAATTGATACTTCCCGTATCACTCATGTTTCTCTATCCCCATATTCGAAAAAAAGGCTGGGTCCAGCCGTGTTTATCGTTAACCGTTCTGATCTACGGCGCTGTCAATGTGTACCACTTCATTTGGTTAACTTATGGACTTCACTACCTCGCCACCAACTAG
- a CDS encoding DUF5050 domain-containing protein, which produces MRKTKFVYGLLFTGCLSVVWPSDQSFAAVQSVKVTLPTFQVQLNGHHVENQNREYPLLVYNDITYFPMTWYDARLLGLETVWTPQKGLSVTKGKVTSSYRPYATNHTNPTVGRATIPDYAMTINGVAVDNSKEEYPLLSFQDIIYFPLTWHFAHDEFGWDYAWNDAKGLSITSKNLQLQTVNLPASAGENDVAVFKGYYYFVKTEGETNRVYRVPVEDPSKEELVYAYERDTSYGKNESLTFQIRDQELWFSYHRGGATMGSDAYCLIHEDGKATLEQKGYLDFKKLPNGTLYIQQGVPPGGGNLRVLLPGAKYQDGQQVGDDRHIYGWHITANDSGASYKGDRSTTVIGDDVYVMGSSFPADSQDVNQIHRIHLPTNESVKIVSEAVRQFKIINNRLFYIKDVDHSLYAAHVDGKNEQKLSDNQVADWFDEIDGTVYYTAANASGQLHVYRAEPSGDDELFVADPVESVQLVNGKIIAKLAADEAYGLKIWDRTGQLYTAVADQISDVFAYEDAIILTTAEDKKIQIIK; this is translated from the coding sequence TTGAGAAAGACGAAGTTCGTTTATGGCCTACTGTTTACGGGATGCTTGAGTGTGGTCTGGCCCTCGGATCAAAGCTTCGCTGCGGTGCAAAGTGTGAAGGTGACTCTGCCAACGTTTCAAGTGCAGCTTAATGGTCATCATGTCGAGAATCAGAACCGAGAATATCCTCTTTTGGTATACAACGACATTACTTATTTCCCTATGACTTGGTATGATGCCCGATTGCTGGGATTGGAAACCGTTTGGACGCCGCAGAAGGGCCTTTCCGTTACCAAAGGAAAAGTGACCTCTTCGTATAGGCCGTACGCAACCAATCACACCAATCCTACGGTGGGCCGAGCGACTATTCCTGACTATGCAATGACCATCAATGGAGTAGCTGTGGATAACTCCAAAGAGGAGTATCCGCTATTAAGCTTTCAGGATATTATCTATTTCCCGTTAACTTGGCACTTTGCGCATGATGAATTTGGTTGGGATTATGCGTGGAATGATGCGAAAGGGCTCTCCATTACCTCGAAAAACCTACAGTTGCAAACGGTGAATCTGCCGGCTTCTGCGGGGGAGAATGATGTGGCTGTGTTTAAAGGCTATTATTATTTCGTGAAAACAGAGGGAGAGACGAACCGGGTCTACCGGGTGCCTGTGGAAGATCCATCGAAGGAAGAGCTGGTTTATGCTTATGAACGGGATACCTCTTACGGGAAGAATGAGTCTTTGACATTCCAGATTCGAGATCAGGAACTCTGGTTCTCTTATCATAGAGGTGGAGCGACTATGGGCTCTGATGCCTATTGCCTAATACATGAGGATGGCAAAGCAACATTGGAGCAAAAGGGCTATCTTGATTTTAAAAAATTACCTAACGGCACGTTGTATATTCAACAAGGCGTCCCGCCGGGAGGAGGCAACTTGAGAGTGCTGCTCCCAGGCGCGAAGTATCAGGATGGCCAACAAGTAGGGGACGACCGCCATATTTACGGCTGGCATATCACAGCGAATGATTCGGGCGCAAGTTATAAGGGAGATCGCTCCACAACCGTCATCGGAGATGATGTATACGTAATGGGCTCTTCGTTCCCGGCGGACAGCCAAGATGTCAATCAAATCCATCGCATCCATCTCCCAACCAATGAATCGGTCAAGATCGTTTCAGAAGCAGTCCGTCAGTTTAAGATCATAAATAACAGGCTCTTTTATATCAAAGATGTCGATCACTCCCTGTATGCAGCCCATGTGGACGGTAAGAATGAACAGAAATTATCGGACAATCAAGTGGCTGATTGGTTTGATGAAATAGACGGAACAGTGTACTATACCGCTGCTAATGCAAGTGGGCAGCTGCATGTATACAGAGCGGAACCCTCGGGTGACGATGAACTTTTTGTGGCGGATCCTGTGGAAAGCGTGCAGCTCGTGAATGGTAAAATAATTGCCAAGCTTGCAGCAGATGAAGCCTATGGTCTCAAAATATGGGACCGCACAGGCCAACTGTATACGGCCGTCGCTGATCAGATTTCGGATGTATTTGCCTATGAGGATGCAATTATCTTAACTACAGCTGAAGACAAAAAGATACAAATCATAAAATAG
- a CDS encoding CBO0543 family protein has product MILLTNAAFMLTVIITKAYKKWHVYYATMLFVAFCNLIYNFLCHDYLIWTFRPDLLINHRMTDLVNTFVLLPATTLLYLHFYPEQTAKKYIYFVSWISGFSIIEYIWYVSGRITYQHGWTIVWSIGFYFAMFLTIRLHHTKRITALVFSFACALFLILFFKVPVSR; this is encoded by the coding sequence GTGATCCTATTAACAAACGCGGCTTTTATGCTTACTGTCATCATCACTAAAGCCTATAAGAAATGGCATGTTTATTATGCAACCATGTTATTTGTTGCTTTTTGCAATTTGATCTACAACTTTCTATGTCATGATTATTTGATCTGGACTTTTCGTCCTGACCTTCTAATTAATCATCGCATGACTGATCTCGTCAACACGTTCGTTTTACTTCCTGCAACTACACTTCTGTATCTCCATTTCTATCCTGAGCAAACAGCCAAAAAATACATTTATTTTGTCAGTTGGATTTCTGGTTTTTCGATTATCGAGTATATTTGGTATGTAAGCGGGCGAATTACCTATCAGCATGGATGGACGATTGTTTGGTCGATTGGATTTTATTTTGCCATGTTTTTGACGATACGGCTCCATCACACCAAACGAATTACAGCACTGGTGTTTTCTTTCGCTTGCGCGTTATTTCTGATTCTTTTTTTCAAAGTCCCCGTCTCCCGATAA
- a CDS encoding DUF1697 domain-containing protein, which yields MPIYIGLLRGINVGGKNMIKMAELKKTLEAMGLVQVQTYLQSGNVLFQADEESDSLRHRMEQEIGRVTGISPTVVLRTAEEFQAIIAACPYDADTLQEGHSIQISILTEIPPPQTAEMLAKGKSSNDEFEIHGRDIYYLFRQSVLDSKLASNIQKLGDTATTRNWNTISKLGAMAKARQE from the coding sequence ATGCCAATATACATTGGATTATTGCGCGGAATTAATGTGGGTGGAAAGAACATGATCAAAATGGCGGAGTTAAAGAAAACGCTGGAAGCGATGGGGCTGGTACAGGTACAGACGTACTTGCAAAGCGGAAATGTGCTCTTTCAAGCGGATGAGGAAAGCGATTCTCTGCGACATAGAATGGAGCAAGAAATTGGACGCGTGACGGGCATATCGCCTACCGTGGTGCTGCGCACAGCGGAGGAGTTTCAAGCGATAATCGCAGCTTGTCCCTATGATGCCGACACTTTACAAGAAGGACATAGCATTCAAATCTCGATCCTCACGGAGATACCACCGCCGCAGACTGCGGAGATGTTAGCCAAAGGAAAGAGCAGCAACGATGAATTCGAGATACATGGACGAGACATTTACTATTTATTCCGACAAAGTGTACTCGATTCGAAGCTTGCAAGTAATATTCAGAAGCTGGGTGATACCGCGACGACACGCAATTGGAATACGATCAGCAAACTTGGTGCGATGGCCAAAGCTCGGCAGGAATAA